A single window of Chloracidobacterium thermophilum B DNA harbors:
- a CDS encoding beta-ketoacyl-ACP synthase III, which yields MPTQAAGILGTGHALPERTLTNADLEKMVETSDDWIVSRTGIRERRIAAPDETTSQFATLAAERALQAAGLTPTDIDLIICATVCPDMMLPSTACIIQARLGAKRAAAYDLVAACSGFVYGLATARAFIEAGHCRYILVIGAELLSRFVDYTDRATCVIFGDGAGAAVVGPVETGRGILTHRILSDGTYADLLYTPGGGTRHPASLETVEQRLHYIKMRGNELFKVAVRSMADTVAQILDELRLTPHDVDLFIPHQANQRITDAVAERLNIDPARIYANIARTGNTSSASIPIALDECVQAGRVKPGNLLVFASFGAGVTWGAMALRW from the coding sequence GCCGATCTCGAAAAGATGGTTGAAACGAGCGATGACTGGATCGTGTCACGAACCGGCATCCGCGAACGCCGTATTGCCGCCCCGGACGAAACAACCTCGCAATTCGCCACACTGGCGGCTGAACGCGCTCTCCAGGCCGCCGGACTCACGCCTACTGACATTGATCTCATCATTTGCGCCACGGTCTGTCCCGATATGATGCTGCCTTCGACGGCCTGCATCATCCAGGCCCGGCTTGGAGCCAAGCGGGCCGCCGCCTATGACCTGGTGGCCGCCTGCTCCGGCTTTGTCTATGGACTGGCCACGGCCCGCGCCTTCATTGAAGCTGGCCACTGCCGCTACATTCTGGTCATCGGCGCAGAACTGCTCTCCCGCTTTGTGGACTACACCGACCGCGCCACCTGCGTCATTTTCGGTGATGGAGCCGGGGCAGCCGTTGTCGGCCCGGTTGAGACCGGGCGAGGGATTCTGACGCACCGCATTCTGAGCGATGGCACCTATGCTGACCTGCTCTACACACCCGGCGGCGGCACACGCCATCCGGCCAGTCTGGAAACTGTCGAACAGCGTTTGCACTACATCAAAATGCGTGGCAACGAGCTTTTCAAAGTTGCCGTGCGCAGCATGGCGGACACTGTGGCGCAAATTCTGGACGAACTGCGTCTGACCCCCCATGATGTGGACCTGTTTATTCCCCATCAGGCGAACCAACGGATTACGGATGCCGTGGCTGAACGACTGAACATTGACCCGGCGCGCATCTACGCCAACATCGCCCGCACCGGCAATACATCCTCAGCATCCATCCCGATTGCGCTGGATGAATGTGTCCAGGCCGGGCGGGTCAAACCGGGGAACCTGCTGGTCTTTGCCTCCTTTGGCGCTGGCGTCACCTGGGGGGCCATGGCCTTGCGCTGGTAA